In the Gossypium arboreum isolate Shixiya-1 chromosome 10, ASM2569848v2, whole genome shotgun sequence genome, one interval contains:
- the LOC108487874 gene encoding probable pectinesterase/pectinesterase inhibitor 21 — MANNIAVISICSVLLVAVVVAVTVGVTQSGKSDGDSGEVKSASKAIKELCQPTDYQQSCENSLSNANTTDPKELIRMGFQAAMTEIETVIANSTTLKELVKGRPRAKQALENCHELMGYAIDDLNNSFKQMGEFDVDKYEEYVENLKIWLAGSITYQQTCLDGFIKTRGESGEKMRALLKTAQELSSNALAMVSELDLSIKKLHLSGATQGVVRRLLSHDQGGFPSWVSSTQRNLLENSSKFDLKPNVVVAKDKSGKYGTINDALKEIPKRGTTPFVIYIKKGVYKEQVIVTKEMKNVVFIGDGPEKTIITGKLNYVDGVNTFRTATVAVIGEKFMAKNIGIRNTAGAKKHQAVALRVQSDQSIFYHCKIAGYQDTLYVHSHRQFYRECIISGTIDFIFGDSAAVLQNCRIIVRKPMSNQKCIVTAQGRSERREVTGMIIHNCTFTGEPKYMSVKNKNKAYLGRPWKEFSRTIIMQSHIDDIIAPEGWLPWNGSFALDTLVYSEFNNRGPGADTSKRVKWRGLKTFNEEHAKLYTPHDFLHVDEWISRSGVPYTPGMMPGL, encoded by the exons ATGGCGAACAACATTGCAGTTATCAGTATTTGTTCCGTTCTGCTGGTTGCGGTGGTGGTAGCGGTGACGGTTGGTGTCACCCAAAGTGGGAAGAGCGATGGTGATTCGGGCGAAGTAAAGAGTGCGAGCAAGGCAATCAAAGAGCTTTGCCAACCCACTGATTACCAACAATCATGTGAAAATAGTCTCTCAAATGCCAACACCACTGATCCCAAGGAGCTTATTAGGATGGGTTTCCAAGCTGCCATGACCGAGATTGAAACGGTAATCGCCAACTCTACGACCTTGAAGGAGTTGGTGAAGGGCCGCCCAAGGGCTAAGCAGGCTCTTGAGAATTGCCATGAGCTCATGGGGTACGCCATTGATGATCTTAACAACTCTTTCAAGCAAATGGGGGAATTCGATGTGGACAAATACGAGGAATACGTGGAAAACCTCAAGATTTGGCTGGCTGGTTCCATCACATACCAGCAAACTTGCTTGGATGGATTCATTAAAACAAGAGGTGAAAGCGGGGAAAAAATGAGGGCACTTTTGAAGACTGCTCAGGAGCTTAGTAGCAATGCTTTGGCCATGGTTTCTGAGTTGGATTTATCTATCAAGAAACTCCACCTTTCAGGTGCCACTCAAGGCGTCGTACGCAGGCTCTTGTCTCATGATCAAGGTGGATTCCCTTCATGGGTCAGCTCAACCCAACGGAACCTCCTTGAAAATAGTTCAAAATTCGACCTTAAACCGAATGTTGTTGTTGCCAAGGATAAGAGTGGCAAATATGGAACCATCAACGATGCATTGAAAGAAATCCCTAAGCGTGGTACCACTCCATTTGTTATTTACATTAAAAAGGGCGTCTATAAAGAGCAAGTTATCGTCACCAAGGAGATGAAAAACGTCGTGTTCATCGGAGATGGCCCAGAAAAAACCATCATCACTGGTAAATTGAACTACGTTGATGGAGTTAACACCTTCAGGACTGCAACAGTTG CTGTTATTGGTGAAAAATTCATGGCCAAGAACATTGGAATCCGCAACACTGCTGGAGCCAAGAAGCACCAAGCCGTCGCACTTCGAGTCCAAAGCGATCAATCCATCTTCTACCACTGCAAGATTGCTGGCTACCAAGACACCCTGTACGTCCACAGCCATCGCCAGTTCTATAGGGAATGCATCATAAGTGGAACCATTGACTTCATCTTCGGCGACTCGGCTGCGGTCTTACAAAACTGCAGAATCATCGTGAGGAAGCCGATGTCTAACCAAAAATGCATCGTCACTGCTCAAGGAAGGTCCGAACGTCGTGAGGTCACCGGCATGATCATCCACAACTGCACCTTCACTGGTGAGCCAAAATACATGTCAGTGAAAAACAAGAACAAGGCGTACCTTGGTCGGCCATGGAAGGAGTTCTCCAGGACCATCATCATGCAATCTCATATCGACGACATCATTGCCCCCGAGGGCTGGTTGCCGTGGAACGGCAGCTTCGCTCTTGACACTTTGGTGTATTCGGAGTTTAACAACAGGGGACCTGGTGCAGACACGTCCAAGAGAGTTAAATGGAGAGGTCTCAAGACTTTCAACGAAGAACATGCCAAGTTGTACACACCTCACGATTTCTTACACGTTGATGAATGGATCTCCAGGTCTGGGGTGCCCTACACTCCTGGCATGATGCCTGGATTGTAG